A window of Rhinatrema bivittatum chromosome 2, aRhiBiv1.1, whole genome shotgun sequence contains these coding sequences:
- the LOC115083461 gene encoding gastrula zinc finger protein XlCGF57.1-like isoform X5, whose product METEERTFSCSERGENIDKQDLEANPKPQREETLFMCTGGDRNLNQKEDFTQLKFQPGERAISHNKCNKSLCEGKVFSGERKKLTGERPLSCIQSEKSFSRKVDVLQEKKIPKVEGPFTCSECGKSFSQKGTFKHHQRIHTGEKPFMCSECGKTFTWKQDLKFHQRIHTGEKPFTCSECGKSFSHKGNFKLHQRTHTGEKPFTCSECGKSFGHKGSFKLHQRTHTGEKPFTCSECGKGFSQKGSFKLHQRTHTGEKPFTCSECDKTFKCKANFECHQRIHTGEKPYTCNECGKSFSQKGSLKCHQRIHTGEQPFTCSECGKSFSQKGSLKCHQRIHTGEQPFTCSECGKSFSHKVAFDFHQRIHTGEKPYTCSECGISFSRKEHLKEHQRIHTGEKPYTCSECGISFSQKRSFNLHQKIHTRKKPFTCSECGKRFSDKGSFNLHQRVHTGEKPFSCSECGISFSWKQNLKSHERIHTGEKPFICSECGKSFSQKQSLKYHERIHTGEKTFICNECGKKFNQKGSFKLHQKIHTRKKPFACSECGKIFSLKQNLKSHLRIHTGEKPFTCSECDKSFRLKHNLTSHLRIHTGEKQFICSECGKSFSRKENLKSHQRIHTGEKKPFTCSECGKTFSDKRSFKSHQRIHTGEMQFTMS is encoded by the coding sequence atggagacagaagagagaacattttcatgttctgaaagaggagaaaacaTTGACAAGCAAGACTTAGAAGCAAACCCAAAACCACAAAGAGAAGAAACATTATTCATGTGTACTGGTGGTGACAGAAACTTAAATCAGAAAGAAGActtcacacaattaaaattccaaccaggagagagagcaatttcacaTAATAAGTGCAACAAAAGCTTATGTGAGGGGAAAGTCTTttcaggagaaagaaaaaaacttactggtgagagaccattgtcttgtattCAGTCCGAAAAAAGCTTCAGTAGGAAGGTAGATGTCCTACAAGAGAAGAAAATCCCCAAAGTAGAAGgcccatttacatgtagtgaatgtggtaaaagtttcagtcagAAAGGAACCTttaaacaccaccaaagaatccacacaggagagaagccatttatgtgtagtgagtgtggtaaaactTTCACTTGGAAACAAGATCTCAAAttccatcagagaatccacacaggagagaagccatttacatgtagtgaatgtggtaaaagtttcagtcaCAAAGGAAACTTCAAACTCCACCAGAgaacccacacaggagagaagccatttacatgtagtgagtgtggaaAAAGTTTTGGTCATAAAGGAAGCTTCAAACTCCACCAGAGAActcacacaggagagaagccatttacatgtagtgagtgtggtaaaggTTTCAGTCAGAAAGGAAGCTTCAAACTCCACCAGAgaacccacacaggagagaagccatttacatgtagtgagtgtgatAAAACTTTCAAGTGCAAAGCAAACTTTGAatgccaccagagaatccacactggagagaagccaTATACATGTaatgaatgtggtaaaagttttaGTCAGAAAGGAAGCTTAAAATgtcatcagagaatccacactggagagcaGCCATTTACTTgtagtgaatgtggtaaaagtttcagtcagAAAGGAAGCTTAAAATgtcatcagagaatccacactggagagcaGCCATTTACTTgtagtgaatgtggtaaaagtttcagtcaTAAAGTAGCCTTCGAtttccaccagagaatccacactggagagaagccatatacatgtagtgagtgtggtataAGTTTCAGTCGGAAAGAGCATCTCAAAgagcaccagagaatccacactggagagaagccatatacatgtagtgagtgtggtataAGTTTCAGTCAGAAAAGAAGCTTCAATctgcaccagaaaatccacacaagaaagaagccatttacatgtagcgAGTGTGGTAAACGTTTCAGTGATAAAGGAAGCTTTAACCTCCACCAGAGagtccacacaggagagaagccattttcatgtagtgagtgtggtataAGTTTCAGTTGGaaacaaaatcttaaatctcacgagagaatccacactggagagaagccatttataTGTAGTGAGTGCGGTAAAAGTTTCAGTCAGAAACAAAGTCTCAAATATCATGAGAGAATCCATACCGGAGAGAAGACATTTATATGTAATGAGTGTGGTAAAAAATTCAATCAGAAAGGAAGCTTCAAActgcaccagaaaatccacacaagaAAGAAGCCATTTGCATGTAGTGAATGTGGTAAAATCTTCAGTCTGAAACAAAATCTCAAATCCCAcctgagaatccacactggagagaagccatttacatgtagtgagtgtgataaaagcttcagacTGAAACACAATCTCACATCCCAcctgagaatccacactggagagaagcaatttatatgtagtgagtgtggtaaaagtttcagtagGAAAGAAAATCTCAAAtctcaccagagaatccacactggagagaagaaGCCATTTAcgtgtagtgagtgtggtaaaactTTCAGTGATAAAAGAAGCTTCAAAtcgcaccagagaatccacacaggagagatgCAATTTACAATGTCGTGA
- the LOC115083461 gene encoding oocyte zinc finger protein XlCOF6-like isoform X3, which translates to MPEDLAVSFSQEEVGCLDEGQKELYRDVRENYEILSSVAANEVTQEEKREENREEHPTVLALKQRQSGNDSENLSQKAEGGDTCQSQQALEKKQRDPAGDAPDGVTKCKMETEERTFSCSERGENIDKQDLEANPKPQREETLFMCTGGDRNLNQKEDFTQLKFQPGERAISHNKCNKSLCEGKVFSGERKKLTGERPLSCIQSEKSFSRKVDVLQEKKIPKVEGPFTCSECGKSFSQKGTFKHHQRIHTGEKPFMCSECGKTFTWKQDLKFHQRIHTGEKPFTCSECGKSFSHKGNFKLHQRTHTGEKPFTCSECGKSFGHKGSFKLHQRTHTGEKPFTCSECGKGFSQKGSFKLHQRTHTGEKPFTCSECDKTFKCKANFECHQRIHTGEKPYTCNECGKSFSQKGSLKCHQRIHTGEQPFTCSECGKSFSQKGSLKCHQRIHTGEQPFTCSECGKSFSHKVAFDFHQRIHTGEKPYTCSECGISFSRKEHLKEHQRIHTGEKPYTCSECGISFSQKRSFNLHQKIHTRKKPFTCSECGKRFSDKGSFNLHQRVHTGEKPFSCSECGISFSWKQNLKSHERIHTGEKPFICSECGKSFSQKQSLKYHERIHTGEKTFICNECGKKFNQKGSFKLHQKIHTRKKPFACSECGKIFSLKQNLKSHLRIHTGEKPFTCSECDKSFRLKHNLTSHLRIHTGEKQFICSECGKSFSRKENLKSHQRIHTGEKKPFTCSECGKTFSDKRSFKSHQRIHTGEMQFTMS; encoded by the exons CAGCCAATGAGGTCacacaggaagagaagagggaggagaatcgagaagagCACCCTACAGTACTAGCACTTAAACAAAGGCAATCAGGAAATGACTCTGAAAATCTTTCCCAGAAGGCTGAGGGGGGCGACACTTGCCAAAGTCAGCAGGCATTGGAGAAGAAGCAGCGAGACCCTGCAGGAGATGCTCCAGATGGAGTCACCAAGTGT aaaatggagacagaagagagaacattttcatgttctgaaagaggagaaaacaTTGACAAGCAAGACTTAGAAGCAAACCCAAAACCACAAAGAGAAGAAACATTATTCATGTGTACTGGTGGTGACAGAAACTTAAATCAGAAAGAAGActtcacacaattaaaattccaaccaggagagagagcaatttcacaTAATAAGTGCAACAAAAGCTTATGTGAGGGGAAAGTCTTttcaggagaaagaaaaaaacttactggtgagagaccattgtcttgtattCAGTCCGAAAAAAGCTTCAGTAGGAAGGTAGATGTCCTACAAGAGAAGAAAATCCCCAAAGTAGAAGgcccatttacatgtagtgaatgtggtaaaagtttcagtcagAAAGGAACCTttaaacaccaccaaagaatccacacaggagagaagccatttatgtgtagtgagtgtggtaaaactTTCACTTGGAAACAAGATCTCAAAttccatcagagaatccacacaggagagaagccatttacatgtagtgaatgtggtaaaagtttcagtcaCAAAGGAAACTTCAAACTCCACCAGAgaacccacacaggagagaagccatttacatgtagtgagtgtggaaAAAGTTTTGGTCATAAAGGAAGCTTCAAACTCCACCAGAGAActcacacaggagagaagccatttacatgtagtgagtgtggtaaaggTTTCAGTCAGAAAGGAAGCTTCAAACTCCACCAGAgaacccacacaggagagaagccatttacatgtagtgagtgtgatAAAACTTTCAAGTGCAAAGCAAACTTTGAatgccaccagagaatccacactggagagaagccaTATACATGTaatgaatgtggtaaaagttttaGTCAGAAAGGAAGCTTAAAATgtcatcagagaatccacactggagagcaGCCATTTACTTgtagtgaatgtggtaaaagtttcagtcagAAAGGAAGCTTAAAATgtcatcagagaatccacactggagagcaGCCATTTACTTgtagtgaatgtggtaaaagtttcagtcaTAAAGTAGCCTTCGAtttccaccagagaatccacactggagagaagccatatacatgtagtgagtgtggtataAGTTTCAGTCGGAAAGAGCATCTCAAAgagcaccagagaatccacactggagagaagccatatacatgtagtgagtgtggtataAGTTTCAGTCAGAAAAGAAGCTTCAATctgcaccagaaaatccacacaagaaagaagccatttacatgtagcgAGTGTGGTAAACGTTTCAGTGATAAAGGAAGCTTTAACCTCCACCAGAGagtccacacaggagagaagccattttcatgtagtgagtgtggtataAGTTTCAGTTGGaaacaaaatcttaaatctcacgagagaatccacactggagagaagccatttataTGTAGTGAGTGCGGTAAAAGTTTCAGTCAGAAACAAAGTCTCAAATATCATGAGAGAATCCATACCGGAGAGAAGACATTTATATGTAATGAGTGTGGTAAAAAATTCAATCAGAAAGGAAGCTTCAAActgcaccagaaaatccacacaagaAAGAAGCCATTTGCATGTAGTGAATGTGGTAAAATCTTCAGTCTGAAACAAAATCTCAAATCCCAcctgagaatccacactggagagaagccatttacatgtagtgagtgtgataaaagcttcagacTGAAACACAATCTCACATCCCAcctgagaatccacactggagagaagcaatttatatgtagtgagtgtggtaaaagtttcagtagGAAAGAAAATCTCAAAtctcaccagagaatccacactggagagaagaaGCCATTTAcgtgtagtgagtgtggtaaaactTTCAGTGATAAAAGAAGCTTCAAAtcgcaccagagaatccacacaggagagatgCAATTTACAATGTCGTGA
- the LOC115083461 gene encoding oocyte zinc finger protein XlCOF6-like isoform X4 yields the protein MPEDLAVSFSQEEVGCLDEGQKELYRDVRENYEILSSVANEVTQEEKREENREEHPTVLALKQRQSGNDSENLSQKAEGGDTCQSQQALEKKQRDPAGDAPDGVTKCKMETEERTFSCSERGENIDKQDLEANPKPQREETLFMCTGGDRNLNQKEDFTQLKFQPGERAISHNKCNKSLCEGKVFSGERKKLTGERPLSCIQSEKSFSRKVDVLQEKKIPKVEGPFTCSECGKSFSQKGTFKHHQRIHTGEKPFMCSECGKTFTWKQDLKFHQRIHTGEKPFTCSECGKSFSHKGNFKLHQRTHTGEKPFTCSECGKSFGHKGSFKLHQRTHTGEKPFTCSECGKGFSQKGSFKLHQRTHTGEKPFTCSECDKTFKCKANFECHQRIHTGEKPYTCNECGKSFSQKGSLKCHQRIHTGEQPFTCSECGKSFSQKGSLKCHQRIHTGEQPFTCSECGKSFSHKVAFDFHQRIHTGEKPYTCSECGISFSRKEHLKEHQRIHTGEKPYTCSECGISFSQKRSFNLHQKIHTRKKPFTCSECGKRFSDKGSFNLHQRVHTGEKPFSCSECGISFSWKQNLKSHERIHTGEKPFICSECGKSFSQKQSLKYHERIHTGEKTFICNECGKKFNQKGSFKLHQKIHTRKKPFACSECGKIFSLKQNLKSHLRIHTGEKPFTCSECDKSFRLKHNLTSHLRIHTGEKQFICSECGKSFSRKENLKSHQRIHTGEKKPFTCSECGKTFSDKRSFKSHQRIHTGEMQFTMS from the exons CCAATGAGGTCacacaggaagagaagagggaggagaatcgagaagagCACCCTACAGTACTAGCACTTAAACAAAGGCAATCAGGAAATGACTCTGAAAATCTTTCCCAGAAGGCTGAGGGGGGCGACACTTGCCAAAGTCAGCAGGCATTGGAGAAGAAGCAGCGAGACCCTGCAGGAGATGCTCCAGATGGAGTCACCAAGTGT aaaatggagacagaagagagaacattttcatgttctgaaagaggagaaaacaTTGACAAGCAAGACTTAGAAGCAAACCCAAAACCACAAAGAGAAGAAACATTATTCATGTGTACTGGTGGTGACAGAAACTTAAATCAGAAAGAAGActtcacacaattaaaattccaaccaggagagagagcaatttcacaTAATAAGTGCAACAAAAGCTTATGTGAGGGGAAAGTCTTttcaggagaaagaaaaaaacttactggtgagagaccattgtcttgtattCAGTCCGAAAAAAGCTTCAGTAGGAAGGTAGATGTCCTACAAGAGAAGAAAATCCCCAAAGTAGAAGgcccatttacatgtagtgaatgtggtaaaagtttcagtcagAAAGGAACCTttaaacaccaccaaagaatccacacaggagagaagccatttatgtgtagtgagtgtggtaaaactTTCACTTGGAAACAAGATCTCAAAttccatcagagaatccacacaggagagaagccatttacatgtagtgaatgtggtaaaagtttcagtcaCAAAGGAAACTTCAAACTCCACCAGAgaacccacacaggagagaagccatttacatgtagtgagtgtggaaAAAGTTTTGGTCATAAAGGAAGCTTCAAACTCCACCAGAGAActcacacaggagagaagccatttacatgtagtgagtgtggtaaaggTTTCAGTCAGAAAGGAAGCTTCAAACTCCACCAGAgaacccacacaggagagaagccatttacatgtagtgagtgtgatAAAACTTTCAAGTGCAAAGCAAACTTTGAatgccaccagagaatccacactggagagaagccaTATACATGTaatgaatgtggtaaaagttttaGTCAGAAAGGAAGCTTAAAATgtcatcagagaatccacactggagagcaGCCATTTACTTgtagtgaatgtggtaaaagtttcagtcagAAAGGAAGCTTAAAATgtcatcagagaatccacactggagagcaGCCATTTACTTgtagtgaatgtggtaaaagtttcagtcaTAAAGTAGCCTTCGAtttccaccagagaatccacactggagagaagccatatacatgtagtgagtgtggtataAGTTTCAGTCGGAAAGAGCATCTCAAAgagcaccagagaatccacactggagagaagccatatacatgtagtgagtgtggtataAGTTTCAGTCAGAAAAGAAGCTTCAATctgcaccagaaaatccacacaagaaagaagccatttacatgtagcgAGTGTGGTAAACGTTTCAGTGATAAAGGAAGCTTTAACCTCCACCAGAGagtccacacaggagagaagccattttcatgtagtgagtgtggtataAGTTTCAGTTGGaaacaaaatcttaaatctcacgagagaatccacactggagagaagccatttataTGTAGTGAGTGCGGTAAAAGTTTCAGTCAGAAACAAAGTCTCAAATATCATGAGAGAATCCATACCGGAGAGAAGACATTTATATGTAATGAGTGTGGTAAAAAATTCAATCAGAAAGGAAGCTTCAAActgcaccagaaaatccacacaagaAAGAAGCCATTTGCATGTAGTGAATGTGGTAAAATCTTCAGTCTGAAACAAAATCTCAAATCCCAcctgagaatccacactggagagaagccatttacatgtagtgagtgtgataaaagcttcagacTGAAACACAATCTCACATCCCAcctgagaatccacactggagagaagcaatttatatgtagtgagtgtggtaaaagtttcagtagGAAAGAAAATCTCAAAtctcaccagagaatccacactggagagaagaaGCCATTTAcgtgtagtgagtgtggtaaaactTTCAGTGATAAAAGAAGCTTCAAAtcgcaccagagaatccacacaggagagatgCAATTTACAATGTCGTGA